A window of Nicotiana sylvestris chromosome 8, ASM39365v2, whole genome shotgun sequence genomic DNA:
AAGatattaattaattaaacacCAGTTTAGGAAGACACGATGTCTAAATACATCTTTCTGGTTTCTCACCCAATGTTTGCTATCAGCTGAATTCTCCCTGCATAAGGTCCATTAAAAGGAAAATAATTCCTACAATGATTTTTTGTCGTTCCTAGATCAAGATTTAATTTCCTACCCCAGAGAGAATGCCAAAAGGTACTTCCTTTTGAATCGGTTGTGAGATTCAAAACCCCAACATCGTGATTCGTATCCACGTGCTCTAATTCTCTGAGCTACAAGTCCCACCCCGTCTTCAATGGATCTATTCCAAGGAGTATCGTAAAAAAACGCTCATACCTGAGACCTCGGGTTAAGAATAGAGGAATATTATCTGTTCCAacacaaactttggtgtttttttcttaaattttcatcTAAGATGGTTCTAAATAAATTTCAGGCTACGGAGAGCAGTGTTTTCCAGGGAAACCAGTAGTGACACAGCAACAAACAGGGAAGCAAGTAAAGGGAGTGCCAGTATAGAATGTTACAGTGGCAAATGAATGTCCATGTTCCTACTCAGCTGTAGTATTAACTTGCCATGGAATATCCAAGTCTTGAATACCACTAAATGCATCAGTTGTGACTGTATCTGGGGATTTATGCAACATCAATAATGAATCTACACCTATATTTCCAAATACTCAAGTTAGCTTCACTTATGCCGCCCAGAAAGTGAATTTTGAATTGTCCAGTTATCAAGAAAGTTTCTCTTGATTGGTTagggaaaaggaaaattcatgAGTTGTGTTAGCATATTTGAGTTGTtatttttttatgtattttaCATTTTGGGCTTATGTTTTAGTTGGGCTTAATTATCTGTATTGGTCCAATTAGGCTGATTCAATTATTCTTTAGAAAAGGACTTGTAGATTTTGTAAGAGAACATTCCAGAGATGATCAGCCGATTCATTTTTACCAAAAtctatttttctctctcttctacACAGTATTCATCTCTCTCGATCTAGTTAATTGTATTGACTCTTTTGGAttctaacatggtatcagagccatggaAATCACGTAAGTTCTTCTCGTGTGGTCGACTTTCATGGTGATTCCTTTTACTTCCTTTATTTTGAGATCGATTTACCCCAAGTTTCATTGGTGATTTGCCCTAATTtttctatttctctatttttctatCAATTTTGATTTTCTATCTGGTTCTAATCGAAAATTGATCGAATATCTCCTTATTGAGATCTCCAGTTCAATGCGTGATTATTTTGGTACTGTGTAGTTCAAATGAAGGTATTTTTTGTGGATAATTGTGGCTGAATTTTGCTTTCTGCTGAAGTTCGTTTTCTCTAGGGATGCTTTGATTTCAAGCTGGTAATTTTTCTACTACGTGTTCGTGATGGGTGATCAAAACGATCGTGATGAACAAATTGACCAAAATCCGCCTCTGAATACTAATAACCCTAATCCTTCTCTTAATTTTGATGATGAACTGATTTTTCCTCCTTATCACCCTTTTTATTTGCATCCTTTTGATAATCCCGGCATTATGTTAGTTGCTAAGCAGTTCAATGGTAGTTGCTTTGGTGCTTGGAGAAGGGGAATTGTAATTGCACTTTCTGCAAAGAAGATAATAGGATTTATCAATGGTAGCTATACTCGTCCTGATGTCGATTTACCACTCTTCGATCAATGGGAACAGTGTAATAATATGGTCATTAGCTGGATTCTTAACTCTCTCGATTCAGACATTTCTCAAAGTGTCATATACTCGAAAACTGCCAAAGGACTCTAGGATGAATTGAATCAACATTATGGACAGTCCAGTGGTGCTCGAATGTATGAAGTTCAGAAGGATTTGAGCTCAGTTTCTCAAGGTTCTTATGATGTAAGTGGATACTTCAACAAGGTTAAAAGGCTTTGGGATGAGATAGAGTCTTTGAATATAGAATCTTATTGTGTCTGTGAGTGCAATTGTGGGGGTAAGCAAAAGATGATAAAGAGGATCAGAATATGAAACTGATGCAGTTCTTAATGGGCTTAAACGAAGTTTTCAACAATGCTAGAGGCAACATCCTAATGATGTAACCCCTTCCTTATGTGAGCAAAGCATACTCGTTGGTTATACAGGATGAGAAACAGAGGGGAATTCAGAATCTCCCTGTGTTCCAATCTGATTTAGCATCTTTTTCTGTTGGATCTAATCTCCCTGCTCCTTCATTCAATAATCCAAAATCCACTCTCAATACTCAGAACCAGAAACATAACCTCACTACTCAGAATCAGAAATACAACTTCACTACTCTGAATCAGTATCAACGAGGAAACTCTGATGCAAGAAGAGCTCCAGACCTTAGGAAATCTTTCTGCCGGTATTGCAAGAAGAACGGGCATGTAATAGAAACATGCTATAAACTTCATGGTTATCCACAGAACTTCAAATTTGGCAATAAAAATGTCAGAGTTGCTGCAAATGTGTACTCAACCTCTGAGGCCAAAGCTGATAATCCCACTGAGACTCCTGCTTCTTCCACCATAACTGCTAACCAGTACAAATAGCTCATGAGCATTCTTCAACATGTCCAGGTTTTCGATGAGAGTCAGAATCAGTTTCCTATTGCCTCTGCTATTTTTTGCAGGTATACTTGCATGTTTTTGTCATAAAAGTTGTGGTTCATGTTCATGTCTAAAGACTCATTTAAATACTGACACTTGGATAATAGACTCTGGAGCAACTGACCATATGACCTCCAATAAAAATTTACTTACCGATATAACTGAACTTCCAATTCCTATTCTTATCACATTACCTAATGGTTACAAAGTGAAAGTAACTTCTATTGGTACGGTACATATTAATTCCATTGTCACTCTTTCTAAGGTCCTTTATCTCCCTACATTTAAGTACAATCTCATTTTTGTACATAAACTCGTTCTTGACACATCTTTGTTGTTAACTTTCTCCTCTACTACATGTTTCCTACAGGGCCCTTCTCTGAAGAAGCCATTGGGACTTGCTAAGATGGCTGAAGGGCTCTATATACTCAACTCCACCTCTACAGAATCATATACTGCTTCTCCTGATGTTCCTATTCCATTTTCTGTTCATGTAAATACTGTCACCGTGAATAAGTCTCATATTTTGTGGCATCATAGACTAGGACATCTGCCATTTTCCAAATTAAACAAGATTACTTGCATCAATGTTCCACCTTGTGATAGACAACCTTTCATTTGTGATGTATGTCCACTTGCGAGACAACAAAGAATTCCTTTTCCTCATAGTGAGTCTCATTCTTTACATATTTTTGATCTTATTCATGTCGATGTATGGGGACCATATAGCATAGAAACATACAAGAATTGCAAATATTTTTTAACTTTAGTTGATGACTGTAGTAGAATTACTTGGACTCATCTCTTAAGCAGCAAGGGCAATGCTCTTTCTGTTCTTAAATCATTTTTTACAATGGTTGAAACCCAATTTAACCTACAGATTAAAACCATTCGGACAGATAATGCATTTGAACTTGGTGCCAGCCTTGAAGCTACCCAATTCTTCCAGTCCAAAGGTGTTTTACATCAGACATCTTGCCCTTATATAGCCCAACAAAACGGTATAGTTGAAAGAAAGCACAAATATTTATTAGAAACAGCCCGAGCTCTTTTATACCAGTCCAAACTTCCACTTTATTTTTGGGGTGATTGCATACTTACAGCTACTTATCTAATAAACAGATTCCCCAGTACCTTGTTATCTGGCAAAACTCCATATGAAATCCTCTATGGCACTCAACCTTCCTACAGTCACTTGAGAAGCTTTGGTTGTTTATGTTATGTTGTGGTCCCTAAACCTCTTAGAGACAAATTTTCTCCTAGATATATACCTTGTATTTTCCTTGGCTATCCTCCTGGAAAGAAAGCGTACAAGTTACTCCAAATTTCAAACAAGAAAATTTTTATTTCTCGAGATGTTGTTTTtcatgaaaatatatttttttactcTGAATCTACCTCACCTAAAACATTGTTTCCAGATACTTCTAGTTCTTTAGGCTTTGATTGCCCTACTACTTATCCTTCTCAGCCTACCTCTTCTTCTTCACCTATTTCTTCCTCTCCACAGACTGTTCCAGCTGTCCCTTCTCATCACCacactcctccttcttctattcaTTCTCCTATGTAGTCTGTTTCTACTCCTTCTTCTGTACAGTCCTCTTCTGCCCCTTCTTCCTCTTCTGTTTCTCTAGCCCATACACCTGAAAATGCTCCTAGATATCCTTCCAAACCTCATCATCTTCCTTCTTATCTAAGTGATTATGTGTATAGTTCTGTTGCCTCTTCACCTTTCACTTTGACTTCTATTGCTTATTTTCCTAAGTTAGTTTGTTTCAGCAGTTTAAGCTCCTCTAATCAAGATTTACTTAAGGCTTTAGATAATGTTCATGAACCTACAACTTTTAAACAGGCAGCACAACATCCTGTTTGGCAGGAAGCAATGTTAAAAGAGTTTGAGGCTCTTGAGGCAAATGACACTTGGGTCATTGTACCCCTTCCACATGGTAAGAAACCTATTGGAAATAAATGGGTGTATAAAATTAAACATAAAGCAGATGGAATCATAGAAAGGTTTAAGGCAAGTTTAGTTGTACGAGGGGGACACTCAACAAGAGGGGGTTGATTATACGGAAACTTTTTCTCCTGTTATTAAAATGACTACCATTAAGTCCATCATAGTTGTTGCTATTAAGAAGGGTTGGACTATATTCCAAGTAGATGTAAATAATGCATTTTTGCATGGAAACTTAGATGAAGAAGTGTACATAAAGACTCCTCAAGGGATGGTAGTTTCTGGTACTAATATGGTATGCAAATTGAAAAAATCTTTATATGGTTTAAAGCAAGCCTCTTGACAATGGTATACCAAATTGAGTGACTCTCTCTTTTCCTTGGGTTATTCAATTTCTAAGAATGATTATTCTCTTTTCCTCAAGTCTATTAATGGTTTCATTACTGTTGTAGGTGTATATGTTGACGACATTTTGCTTAGTGGCAATGATGAAAAGGAGATGTCTTCCCTCAAAGAGTTTCTGGATAGCAAGTTTAAAATTAAGGATTTGGGGCACCTTCATTATTTTCTTGGCTTGGAAATATTGTCTGAACCCGAGGGGGCAATTGTATGTCAAAGAAAATTTGATTTGGATCTCCTTTCTGAATTTAACTGTTTAGATTGTATTCCTGTAGCTAGTCCATTGGATGTTTCTGTGAAGGTCAAAGATGTTTCTGGGGAGCCCTTGTCTGATCCAACACTCTACAGACAGTTAGTTGGTAAACTAAATTTCCTCACTCATACTAGACCTGATCTTGCCTTCGTTGTCCAATATCTTAGTCAATTCATGCACGCTCATACCTCCATTCATCTTACTGCTACTTATCATGCTTTGAGGTATGTCAAGGGTACTTTGGGTCAGGGGCTTTTTATTTCCAAAACTTCTGATTTTTCTCTCCAAGCATACTGTGACTCCGATTGGGCCACTTGTCCCACCTCTCGACGATCTGTTAGTGGTTATTTGGTCTTGCTTGGAGGCTCACTTCTCACTTGGATGTCGAAAAAATAGCATATTGTTGCTCTTTCTTCTGTTGAAGCAGAATACAGGTCCATGCATCGAGTTGTTGCCGAATTGGCTTGGCTAACCAGGCTTCTTAGTGAGTTATCTGTGACTTCCATTGTTCCGGTTCCCCTCCATTATGATAGTCAGTCTGcaatctatatagctcggaatcctGTCTTCCATGAGCGCACCAAGCACATCGAGCTTGACTGTCATTTTGTGCGTGAAAAGCTCCATGAAGGCCTTATATCCTTGTCTTTTGTACCTAGCGGTTTGCAGCTTGCTGACATGCTGACCAAGCCTCTCTCTGGTGTTCACCATCGTTCCATTTTGAGCAAGTTGGGTGTGGCAAACCACCCTCCAACTTGGGGGGGATGTTAGCATATTTGAGTTGTCATTTTTTATGTATTTTACATTTTGAGCTTATGTTGTAGTTGGGCTTAATTATCTGTATTGGGCCAATTGGGTTGATTCAATTATTCTTTAGAAAAGGACATGTATATTTTGTAAGAGAACATTCTATATATGATCAGCAGATTCATTTTTACCAAAATctgtttttctctctcttctaCACAGTATTCATCTCTCTCGATCTAGTTAATTGTATTGAATCTTTTGGATTCTAACAAGTTGTACTCTGATTTACTCTTATTTGGATTGCACCCCACTAAAAATAAATCATGAAGTACTTTTTTTATTCTTAGCTTGTTTATATATGGTTGTGAcgtattgtcacgacccgaattttccaacctcgggggtcgtgatggcgtctactcgtggaagctaggcaagtcacgaaatatagaaattctaactctttcattttaatccttttaacaacttgaatcaacaggtaatcaacaatttaaagattaATGATAACAAAATAAGCGGAAGACTAAAACAGCTAAAAATGATCACAATCAGTACTACAGTGCCAATATACTCCTCTAcccggaatctggtgtcacaatattcacggactgtctatgagtactacatacaaatatttgaaaaaggaaatacagtctgtctcggaaacaagtgaaaacagaacatataaatggatagaagagaacgctgggcctgtggacgcctgcaggactacctcgggatctctggatGGACTGAATGCTGGCcccccaagtgctactgtcccaATGCTGCTCcgatatctgcacagagtgcagagtttagcatcagcacaaccgactccatgtgctggtaagtgcctggcctaaccccggcgagatAGTGATGATgttaggaccagactccagataaacttgtgcagttatatatatatatatatatatatatatatatatatatatatatatacatatatacagcggaaaaataaacggaaataaacaatttaaatgggaggggtacatgctacgggAAAAATATCAAGTCCAGCAGAAACTAAAGAGACATATGAGAGAACAGCTCAAAATCTAaaacaaaacaataataacactgttgcggcgcgcaacccgatccatttatatcactattgcggcgt
This region includes:
- the LOC104228181 gene encoding uncharacterized protein; this encodes MGDQNDRDEQIDQNPPLNTNNPNPSLNFDDELIFPPYHPFYLHPFDNPGIMLVAKQFNGSCFGAWRRGIVIALSAKKIIGFINGSYTRPDVDLPLFDQWEQCNNMSSGARMYEVQKDLSSVSQGSYDVSGYFNKVKRLWDEIESLNIESYCDEKQRGIQNLPVFQSDLASFSVGSNLPAPSFNNPKSTLNTQNQKHNLTTQNQKYNFTTLNQYQRGNSDARRAPDLRKSFCRYCKKNGHVIETCYKLHGYPQNFKFGNKNVRVAANVYSTSEAKADNPTETPASSTITANQYK